A single region of the Rattus rattus isolate New Zealand chromosome 8, Rrattus_CSIRO_v1, whole genome shotgun sequence genome encodes:
- the LOC116908010 gene encoding zinc finger protein 660 isoform X1 translates to MRRKMGKFKHKTLEDSKSPDEGSDQEGENSGHQFCASATEKRGHGGRRQYVCPECGKAFSQSANLTVHERIHTGEKPYKCTVCGKAFSHSSNLVVHRRIHTGLKPYKCRDCGKSFSGKSHLIGHQEVHSGEKTYECKECGKAFSRSSGLIAHHRVHTGEKPYTCSECGKAFSRSSNLTQHQRTHRGKKVYKCKECGKTCASNTKIIDHQRIHTGEKPYECAECGKTFILRKALNEHQRLHRREKPYKCKECGKAFTSNRNLTDHQRVHTGEKPYKCNECGKTFRQTSQVILHLRTHTKEKPYKCSECGKAYRYSSQLVQHQRKHNEEKEALLFTGQV, encoded by the coding sequence atgcggagaaagatgGGAAAGTTCAAACATAAGACATTAGAGGATAGCAAGTCACCCGATGAAGGAAGTGACCAAGAGGGTGAAAACAGTGGCCATCAGTTCTGTGCCTCTGCAACGGAGAAGAGAggtcatggtggaaggagacagtaTGTGTGTCCTGAGTGTGGAAAAGCCTTCAGTCAGAGTGCCAACCTCACTGTGCACGAGCGAATccatacaggagagaagccttacaAGTGTACAGTGTGCGGGAAAGCCTTTAGTCACAGCTCCAACCTCGTGGTTCATCGACGAATCCACACTGGACTTAAGCCGTACAAGTGTCGTGACTGTGGGAAGTCATTCAGCGGTAAGTCACACCTCATCGGGCACCAGGAAGTCCACAGCGGGGAAAAGACATACGAATGTAaagagtgtgggaaagccttcagccGGAGCTCAGGACTTATCGCTCATCACAGAGTTCATACTGGTGAGAAGCCCTACACCTGCAGCGAGTGTGGGAAGGCGTTTAGCAGGAGTTCAAATCTCACTCAACACCAGAGAACGCACAGAGGGAAAAAGGTTTACAAATGTAAAGAGTGTGGAAAGACATGTGCTTCTAATACAAAGATTATAGACCATCAGAGGAttcacactggggagaagcccTACGAGTGCGCTGAGTGTGGGAAAACCTTCATCTTAAGGAAGGCCCTTAATGAACACCAGAGACTCCACCGcagagagaaaccttacaaatgtaaggAATGTGGGAAAGCGTTTACCTCTAACCGAAACCTCACGGATCACCAGAGAGtgcacactggagagaagccttacaaGTGTAACGAATGTGGGAAAACCTTCAGGCAAACATCTCAGGTTATTCTCCATTTGCGAACTCATACTAAAGAGAAGCCCTATAAGTGTAGCGAGTGTGGGAAAGCTTATCGCTACAGCTCGCAGCTCGTCCAACACCAACGAAAGCATAACGAAGAGAAAGAAGCCTTACTGTTTACTGGCCAGGTGTAA